ttctgctgtgttttgAGACTTGAAATAGAAGGGCAGGGCCAGGCGAGGTTAAGGCCCTTCTATTCATGACACACTTACGTGCAAGGCACTCTGCCAGATGCTGGGGATGAGTGGGGAGGGGCAGGTTGCAAAGAGGAATAACCTTTCTTCAAAGAAATGGCTGATCTTACGTTCTAAACTCTGAGATGCTGTCACCGTTACTGTTTACACCATGAATTCACCTTTTTTTGGTGTTTCTTCCATTTCATCCACAGATAATGCCCAGATAAAACAGAGAGGATTAAAACGAGAGCTTGTGCTAAGATATAAGTGAGGTGCAAACAACTCTGAAGTAGGTCCATGTTGGCAAAGTTGCAGCACAGTCTGTCCAGAGGGTAGGGCAGACAGTGAGAGGGAGGAGGCTTCACTTTCAGATAGTGCACTTCTTCCGGAAAAATCTCCCATCCAACCTTTGTCCAGATTGTTCCATCACAAATGCAGACACTCTTCCTGAAGAAGCAGGTAAGCAACAGAAGAAGAACCAGGGATAGTCCTCGGTCAGATGCCATTCTTTCTCACTGGGGAAGAAAACTTCTAGCTAAAAAATTGATCAGAGACAGAGCAGAATGTGCCCTGAGTACCAGTTCATATGGTGCTTCAGTTGAAGCATTTCAGAAAATCGTGCTGGTCAGCAAAATATACCTGGCAAGATGCAGCAATGGTTATTGTACCGTCATGGGTCACGGTGATACAGGAATAAATTCAGTGATGTCATAAAGAACTGCTCTGGAACTGAGAGGTGTCACCTGACCAATCCCCTGAGGTCTCTTGGAGATACCTCTTGTTGCCTTTTGCTCGCATGGTTTGAGTTTCTTCAGTGAagaatttactaatattttgctgattaataaattcaacaataagTATGTCAGCATATTAATAAAATCTCCTGGAAACAATTCCCTCATATTCCCTTGGTGCTGTCAGGCTGTGGGTGAAGGCAAGGGAGATGGCATGGCATGGGGAAAAAGATAAGGTGGTGAGGAGGTGGGCACGTGATTAAAAGGTGGCCTGCAGGCCTTGCTTTGAAGGAGCTAACAGTCTGTTAGTAAGAGCAAAACCAAGAAGACAACAGAGACGGAGTAAGAAGAGAGCTACATGAAATTAT
This genomic stretch from Sciurus carolinensis chromosome 12, mSciCar1.2, whole genome shotgun sequence harbors:
- the Tex50 gene encoding testis-expressed protein 50, producing the protein MASDRGLSLVLLLLLTCFFRKSVCICDGTIWTKVGWEIFPEEVHYLKVKPPPSHCLPYPLDRLCCNFANMDLLQSCLHLTYILAQALVLILSVLSGHYLWMKWKKHQKKLKKQASLDKSGNALESPSIYDIDQILCRLLATTSMMTKYLKQVSHHSSSKKVKHRELKRKKSGGGGE